The DNA region TCTCCCTTCCGGTGCAACGGCAGTTGGGCGCCAGGGACGCGTTCTGCTTCGACGTGACCGCCGTGGCCTGCGCGGGGTTCCTGTACGCGAGCGTGGTGGCCCGGGGCCTGCTCGCGACGACGGGGGCGAGGACCGCCCTCGTGGTGTGCGCCGAGAGCCCGCGCGCCATCCTCAACTTCGGGTTCAAGAACTCCGCGCTGTTCGGTGCCGGCGCCGCGGCGGCGGTCTGGCGGCGCGGCGAGTCCGTGGGCGGCGGCGCCGACGGACTGCCCACCCGCAGCGGGATGATCGACGTGGTGCTGCGCGCCGACGGCCGCTACTACGACGCCTTCGACATCGACGAGAACGACAAGATGGTGATGCGCGGGGGAGTGCTCTCCGAGGTCACGCCGGACATGCTCGTCGACGCCGGGCAGACCGTCCTGAAACGCAACGGCCTGGCCCCGGAACAGATTTCCTGGTGCGTTCCCCATCAGGCCAACACCAATCTCCTGCACCCGATGGCGGACCGCCTCGGGATTCCCCGCGAACGCATGCTCCTGAACCTGCCGCGGCGCGGCAACACCTCCAGCGTGGGAATGCCGAGCGCGCTCTCCGAATATGTGCGGGACGGCACGGTGAAACCCGGCGAACTGCTCCTCGGCGTCAGCATCGGGCGCGGTCTGAGCTGGGGCGCCATGGTTTTCCGGTACCAGTGAATCCACGTACCAGTGAATCCCCGTACCAGCGAATCGCCGTACCAGTGACCTGCGGTGCCGGAAAGCGCCGTACCGAGGCTGAACCAGAGAGCGAGAGGTGAACGGTCTTGTCCGATTCCAGGAACGCGCTGGTGACCGGGGGCACCCGGGGCCTCGGCCTGGCCGTCGGCCGGATGCTGGCCGAGCGGGGGTGGCGCACCACGGTGCTCGGCCTCGACCCGGGCCGCATCGAGAAGGTGCGGGCCATGGCCGAGGCCGAGGGCCTCGACCTGCGGGCGGTGCGCGCCGACGTCACGTCGGAGGAGTCCGTCAAGGAGGTCTTCGCCGAGCTGACGGCGGAGCAGCCGCTGCACCTGTGCGTCAACAACGCGGGCCGCAACCTCTCCCGCCTGCTGCTGCGCACACCGCGGGACGACAGCGCCGGCGAGCTGCTCACCCATCCGCTCGACGACTGGGAGAAGACGCTGCGGCTGTGTCTGACGGGGGTGTTCCTCGTCGGGCGGGAGGCCGCCGCCAGCATGGTGCGGCACCAGGTGGCGGGCGCCATCGTCAACGTCTCGTCCGGCCTCGCGGCCGGCGCCTACGGCCAGTCCGCGTACACCGCGGCGAAGGCGGGCGTGGAGGCGCTGACCCGCACCTGGTCCTACGAACTCGGTCCCTACGGGATCCGGGTGGCGGCCGTCGCGCCGGGCGTCATGGACGGCGAGGCCCTGCGGGAGAAGAGCACGGCCTTCCCGCGGCACGCGCGGTACATGGACGGCCTGAAGCGCTTTGTGCCGCTCGGCCGTTGGGGCGCGGAGGAAGAGATAGCGGACGCGGTGTGCTTCGCCGCGGAGAACCCCTATGTCACCGGTTCCGTGATTCGGGTCGACGGCGGCGGGCCGCCCGGCTGGGTGCCGTGACGAAAACCGGCGGGCCGGGCGAAGCGCGCCCATGAGTGGGGTACGTCGAGTACCCACGGAATGAATCATCGAGTACTGGAGGCCAGATGCAGTCGAATGCCGACGCCACTAGTTTTCCGTCCATGACGACAGGCCACCACGGC from Streptomyces flavofungini includes:
- a CDS encoding 3-oxoacyl-ACP synthase III family protein — translated: MSATQSPLDSGGPPVVLSGVGHYFPGEPVTNDHFAQLPGLDVDDAWIRKYTGVRTRHWAGPEERFAEMGVKAARAALDDAGLDIADVDVIVGTSATARPRANPSSIGNNYMDISLPVQRQLGARDAFCFDVTAVACAGFLYASVVARGLLATTGARTALVVCAESPRAILNFGFKNSALFGAGAAAAVWRRGESVGGGADGLPTRSGMIDVVLRADGRYYDAFDIDENDKMVMRGGVLSEVTPDMLVDAGQTVLKRNGLAPEQISWCVPHQANTNLLHPMADRLGIPRERMLLNLPRRGNTSSVGMPSALSEYVRDGTVKPGELLLGVSIGRGLSWGAMVFRYQ
- a CDS encoding SDR family NAD(P)-dependent oxidoreductase produces the protein MSDSRNALVTGGTRGLGLAVGRMLAERGWRTTVLGLDPGRIEKVRAMAEAEGLDLRAVRADVTSEESVKEVFAELTAEQPLHLCVNNAGRNLSRLLLRTPRDDSAGELLTHPLDDWEKTLRLCLTGVFLVGREAAASMVRHQVAGAIVNVSSGLAAGAYGQSAYTAAKAGVEALTRTWSYELGPYGIRVAAVAPGVMDGEALREKSTAFPRHARYMDGLKRFVPLGRWGAEEEIADAVCFAAENPYVTGSVIRVDGGGPPGWVP